A DNA window from Ranitomeya imitator isolate aRanImi1 chromosome 2, aRanImi1.pri, whole genome shotgun sequence contains the following coding sequences:
- the HDAC5 gene encoding histone deacetylase 5 isoform X3, producing the protein MSVQPVDIGMNLPTQSDGVKGREPALELLSRAQGHAMPAAVEVTPLLSAAVPSPNSLPPSPGELRQEPRAASGPGVPMDTLSREQQLQQQLLLLKQQQQLQKQLLFAEFQKQHENLTRQHEVQIQKHLKQQQEILAAKRQQELEQQRKRERQRQEEAEKQRLEQQLLILRNKEKSKESAIASTEVKLKLQEFLLSKSKEVPGSANHSILQHPKCWGTHHTSLDHSSPPQAGSPATPPSYKMPLLGTCDGRDDFPLRKTASEPNLKVRSRLKQKVAERRSSPLLRRKDGTVISAFKKRAIEIQVSSVCSSAPGSGPSSPNSSNSAISENGLTGSVPNIPSEMLPQQRVLTLDGTGVPLGLYTSPSLPNICLQGSASNLSGQFTPQEGAERQSLRPGGAFLTANSLSTLDGGEISLGAPSLLQHVLLLEQARQQSALITVPLHGQSPLVGGERVSTSLRTVTKGQRHRPLSRTQSSPLPQSPQALQQLVLQHQHYLDQQQISKTVEGIRQPPTHPEETEEELTEQDGGERCRAIFTLDGETESEETQEEEEGAEDEEDDSEDGSTNGAEHAFKKMFPDTLPLYQGSLPHSALSRTQSSPAAPLTTLSSEPRRRVLSSTGLVYDTLMLKHQCTCGDTNNHPEHAGRIQSIWSRLQETGLLNKCQRVRGRKATLDEIQTVHAEHHTLLYGTSPQSRHKLESKNLLGPLSQKMYAVLPCGGIGCPPLYSLFQVDSDTVWNELHSPPAVRTAVGSLLELTFKVASGELKNGFAVIRPPGHHAEESVAMGFCFFNSVAIAAKLLRQKMSVGRILIVDWDIHHGNGTQQAFYSDPNVLYVSLHRYDDGNFFPGSGSPEEVGAGCGVGFNVNIAWTGGVEPPVGDAEYLAAFRLVVMPIAQEFAPDLVLVSAGFDAVEGHQSPLGGYSVTAKCFGHLTTQLMTLAGGRVVMALEGGHDLTAICDASEACVSSLVGMEPEPFDNSVLQQRPSANAVTTLERVITIQSKHWSSLKNIALSHSFLEAQRGEVEDAETVSALASLSVDTEQSNTDCVSRPLEEPMEDEPTA; encoded by the exons TGGAGGTCACCCCTCTCCTCTCTGCAGCAGTACCCTCTCCAAACAGCCTCCCCCCAAGTCCCGGGGAGTTGAGGCAAGAGCCACGGGCAGCGAGTGGTCCCGGAGTGCCCATGGACACCTTGAGTCGGGAGCAGCAACTTCAGCAACAACTTCTTCTGCTGAAACAACAACAGCAGCTCCAGAAACAACTTCTTTTTGCCGAATTCCAGAAGCAACATGAAAACCTGACAAGACAGCATGAGGTCCAGATCCAAAAACACCTCAAG CAACAGCAGGAGATCCTAGCGGCCAAGAGACAGCAAGAGTTAGAGCAACAGAGGAAACGAGAAAGGCAAAGACAGGAGGAAGCTGAGAAACAGAGGCTGGAACAGCAACTCCTAATATTGAGGAACAAGGAGAAAAGCAAAGAAA GTGCCATAGCCAGCACAGAGGTTAAGTTGAAGCTTCAGGAATTTCTGCTCAGCAAATCTAAGGAGGTACCAGGGAGTGCGAATCATTCCATCTTACAGCACCCCAAATGTTG gggaacTCACCATACCTCACTGGACCACAGTTCACCGCCTCAGGCTGGGTCACCAGCTACACCTCCTTCTTACAAAATGCCTCTACTAGGAACCTGCGATGGTCGAGATGACTTTCCCCTTCGCAAAACTG CCTCTGAACCAAACTTGAAAGTTCGTTCACGGTTAAAGCAGAAGGTTGCAGAACGGCGCAGTAGTCCTCTTCTCCGTAGGAAGGATGGAACCGTCATCAGTGCTTTTAAAAAGAGAGCAATTGAGATTCAGG TTTCCTCTGTATGTAGTAGTGCCCCCGGGTCAGGACCCAGCTCTCCAAACAGTTCCAATAGTGCCATCTCTGAGAATGGATTGACGGGGAGTGTGCCCAATATTCCTAGTGAG ATGCTTCCCCAGCAGAGAGTTCTCACACTGGATGGAACGGGAGTCCCTTTAGGGTTATATACATCCCCTTCACTACCTAATATCTGCCTGCAGGGAAGCGCCAGCAACCTCAGT GGCCAGTTCACCCCTCAGGAGGGAGCAGAGCGCCAAAGCCTACGGCCAGGTGGAGCTTTCCTCACCGCCAACTCACTCTCTACGCTGGATGGTGGGGAGATAAGTTTAGGGGCTCCTTCCCTTTTGCAACATGTACTACTACTGGAGCAAGCCAGGCAGCAGAGCGCCCTGATAACAG TCCCACTACATGGTCAGTCGCCCCTCGTCGGTGGAGAACGTGTGTCCACTTCCCTTCGCACAGTCACAAAAGGCCAACGACATCGTCCCCTCAGCCGCACACAGTCCTCGCCGCTACCACAAAGCCCACAGGCCCTCCAACAACTGGTCCTTCAACACCAGCATTATCTTGACCAACAACAGATTAGTAAA ACAGTGGAAGGAATACGTCAACCTCCGACCCATCCTGAAGAAACAGAGGAGGAACTGACAGAACAAGATGGGGGCGAGAGGTGCCGTGCCATCTTCACATTGGATGGAGAAACCGAGAGCGAGGAAAcacaagaagaagaagaaggagcagaggatgaggaggatgacagTGAAGATGGATCGACGAACGGTGCAGAACATGCATTTAAAAAG ATGTTTCCGGACACCCTTCCTCTGTATCAAGGTTCCCTGCCTCACTCAGCTTTAAGTCGCACACAGTCTTCTCCTGCCGCTCCGCTCACCACCCTCAGCTCTGAGCCGCGGCGCAGAGTTCTCAGCAGCACAG GTCTAGTCTACGACACTCTGATGCTGAAACACCAGTGCACTTGTGGAGACACCAATAACCACCCAGAACATGCCGGGAGAATACAGAGTATCTGGTCCCGTCTACAGGAGACTGGTCTACTAAACAAGTGCCAG CGCGTGCGGGGCAGGAAGGCCACGCTGGACGAGATTCAGACGGTACATGCAGAGCATCATACCCTCCTGTACGGGACAAGCCCACAAAGCCGCCACAAACTGGAGAGCAAGAACCTGCTGG GACCACTCTCCCAGAAGATGTATGCAGTGCTCCCTTGTGGTGGCATCGGG TGTCCTCCACTTTATTCATTATTTCAGGTGGATAGTGACACAGTATGGAACGAGCTCCATTCTCCACCGGCGGTAAGAACGGCTGTAGGATCTTTACTTGAGCTGACATTTAAAGTTGCTTCTGGAGAATTGAAG AATGGATTTGCTGTAATCCGTCCACCAGGACATCATGCAGAAGAGTCCGTTGCTAT gggattctgtttttttaactcCGTAGCCATTGCTGCCAAACTTCTCCGTCAAAAGATGAGCGTGGGTCGGATCCTAATAGTCGACTGG GATATTCACCATGGCAATGGAACCCAACAAGCCTTTTACAGTGACCCCAATGTCCTGTATGTGTCCCTCCACCGTTATGATGATGGGAACTTTTTCCCTGGTAGTGGCTCTCCAGAGGAG GTTGGTGCCGGTTGTGGAGTTGGATTTAATGTGAACATTGCATGGACAGGAGGAGTGGAGCCGCCTGTAGGGGATGCGGAGTACCTGGCTGCTTTTAG GTTGGTGGTCATGCCTATAGCCCAAGAGTTCGCACCAGACCTTGTCCTAGTCTCAGCTGGGTTTGATGCAGTGGAGGGGCACCAAAGTCCACTTGGAGGCTACTCTGTTACAGCAAAAT GTTTTGGACACCTCACCACACAGTTGATGACTCTAGCAGGAGGTAGGGTTGTCATGGCATTAGAAGGAGGACATGACTTAACTGCTATCTGTGATGCCTCTGAGGCTTGTGTGTCATCCCTTGTAGGAATGGAG CCGGAACCATTTGATAACAGCGTTCTGCAGCAGAGACCCAGTGCCAATGCAGTGACCACTCTAGAAAGAGTCATTACTATCCAGA
- the HDAC5 gene encoding histone deacetylase 5 isoform X6 has translation MSVQPVDIGMNLPTQSVEVTPLLSAAVPSPNSLPPSPGELRQEPRAASGPGVPMDTLSREQQLQQQLLLLKQQQQLQKQLLFAEFQKQHENLTRQHEVQIQKHLKQQQEILAAKRQQELEQQRKRERQRQEEAEKQRLEQQLLILRNKEKSKESAIASTEVKLKLQEFLLSKSKEVPGSANHSILQHPKCWGTHHTSLDHSSPPQAGSPATPPSYKMPLLGTCDGRDDFPLRKTASEPNLKVRSRLKQKVAERRSSPLLRRKDGTVISAFKKRAIEIQVSSVCSSAPGSGPSSPNSSNSAISENGLTGSVPNIPSEMLPQQRVLTLDGTGVPLGLYTSPSLPNICLQGSASNLSGQFTPQEGAERQSLRPGGAFLTANSLSTLDGGEISLGAPSLLQHVLLLEQARQQSALITVPLHGQSPLVGGERVSTSLRTVTKGQRHRPLSRTQSSPLPQSPQALQQLVLQHQHYLDQQQISKTVEGIRQPPTHPEETEEELTEQDGGERCRAIFTLDGETESEETQEEEEGAEDEEDDSEDGSTNGAEHAFKKMFPDTLPLYQGSLPHSALSRTQSSPAAPLTTLSSEPRRRVLSSTGLVYDTLMLKHQCTCGDTNNHPEHAGRIQSIWSRLQETGLLNKCQRVRGRKATLDEIQTVHAEHHTLLYGTSPQSRHKLESKNLLGPLSQKMYAVLPCGGIGVDSDTVWNELHSPPAVRTAVGSLLELTFKVASGELKNGFAVIRPPGHHAEESVAMGFCFFNSVAIAAKLLRQKMSVGRILIVDWDIHHGNGTQQAFYSDPNVLYVSLHRYDDGNFFPGSGSPEEVGAGCGVGFNVNIAWTGGVEPPVGDAEYLAAFRLVVMPIAQEFAPDLVLVSAGFDAVEGHQSPLGGYSVTAKCFGHLTTQLMTLAGGRVVMALEGGHDLTAICDASEACVSSLVGMEPEPFDNSVLQQRPSANAVTTLERVITIQSKHWSSLKNIALSHSFLEAQRGEVEDAETVSALASLSVDTEQSNTDCVSRPLEEPMEDEPTA, from the exons TGGAGGTCACCCCTCTCCTCTCTGCAGCAGTACCCTCTCCAAACAGCCTCCCCCCAAGTCCCGGGGAGTTGAGGCAAGAGCCACGGGCAGCGAGTGGTCCCGGAGTGCCCATGGACACCTTGAGTCGGGAGCAGCAACTTCAGCAACAACTTCTTCTGCTGAAACAACAACAGCAGCTCCAGAAACAACTTCTTTTTGCCGAATTCCAGAAGCAACATGAAAACCTGACAAGACAGCATGAGGTCCAGATCCAAAAACACCTCAAG CAACAGCAGGAGATCCTAGCGGCCAAGAGACAGCAAGAGTTAGAGCAACAGAGGAAACGAGAAAGGCAAAGACAGGAGGAAGCTGAGAAACAGAGGCTGGAACAGCAACTCCTAATATTGAGGAACAAGGAGAAAAGCAAAGAAA GTGCCATAGCCAGCACAGAGGTTAAGTTGAAGCTTCAGGAATTTCTGCTCAGCAAATCTAAGGAGGTACCAGGGAGTGCGAATCATTCCATCTTACAGCACCCCAAATGTTG gggaacTCACCATACCTCACTGGACCACAGTTCACCGCCTCAGGCTGGGTCACCAGCTACACCTCCTTCTTACAAAATGCCTCTACTAGGAACCTGCGATGGTCGAGATGACTTTCCCCTTCGCAAAACTG CCTCTGAACCAAACTTGAAAGTTCGTTCACGGTTAAAGCAGAAGGTTGCAGAACGGCGCAGTAGTCCTCTTCTCCGTAGGAAGGATGGAACCGTCATCAGTGCTTTTAAAAAGAGAGCAATTGAGATTCAGG TTTCCTCTGTATGTAGTAGTGCCCCCGGGTCAGGACCCAGCTCTCCAAACAGTTCCAATAGTGCCATCTCTGAGAATGGATTGACGGGGAGTGTGCCCAATATTCCTAGTGAG ATGCTTCCCCAGCAGAGAGTTCTCACACTGGATGGAACGGGAGTCCCTTTAGGGTTATATACATCCCCTTCACTACCTAATATCTGCCTGCAGGGAAGCGCCAGCAACCTCAGT GGCCAGTTCACCCCTCAGGAGGGAGCAGAGCGCCAAAGCCTACGGCCAGGTGGAGCTTTCCTCACCGCCAACTCACTCTCTACGCTGGATGGTGGGGAGATAAGTTTAGGGGCTCCTTCCCTTTTGCAACATGTACTACTACTGGAGCAAGCCAGGCAGCAGAGCGCCCTGATAACAG TCCCACTACATGGTCAGTCGCCCCTCGTCGGTGGAGAACGTGTGTCCACTTCCCTTCGCACAGTCACAAAAGGCCAACGACATCGTCCCCTCAGCCGCACACAGTCCTCGCCGCTACCACAAAGCCCACAGGCCCTCCAACAACTGGTCCTTCAACACCAGCATTATCTTGACCAACAACAGATTAGTAAA ACAGTGGAAGGAATACGTCAACCTCCGACCCATCCTGAAGAAACAGAGGAGGAACTGACAGAACAAGATGGGGGCGAGAGGTGCCGTGCCATCTTCACATTGGATGGAGAAACCGAGAGCGAGGAAAcacaagaagaagaagaaggagcagaggatgaggaggatgacagTGAAGATGGATCGACGAACGGTGCAGAACATGCATTTAAAAAG ATGTTTCCGGACACCCTTCCTCTGTATCAAGGTTCCCTGCCTCACTCAGCTTTAAGTCGCACACAGTCTTCTCCTGCCGCTCCGCTCACCACCCTCAGCTCTGAGCCGCGGCGCAGAGTTCTCAGCAGCACAG GTCTAGTCTACGACACTCTGATGCTGAAACACCAGTGCACTTGTGGAGACACCAATAACCACCCAGAACATGCCGGGAGAATACAGAGTATCTGGTCCCGTCTACAGGAGACTGGTCTACTAAACAAGTGCCAG CGCGTGCGGGGCAGGAAGGCCACGCTGGACGAGATTCAGACGGTACATGCAGAGCATCATACCCTCCTGTACGGGACAAGCCCACAAAGCCGCCACAAACTGGAGAGCAAGAACCTGCTGG GACCACTCTCCCAGAAGATGTATGCAGTGCTCCCTTGTGGTGGCATCGGG GTGGATAGTGACACAGTATGGAACGAGCTCCATTCTCCACCGGCGGTAAGAACGGCTGTAGGATCTTTACTTGAGCTGACATTTAAAGTTGCTTCTGGAGAATTGAAG AATGGATTTGCTGTAATCCGTCCACCAGGACATCATGCAGAAGAGTCCGTTGCTAT gggattctgtttttttaactcCGTAGCCATTGCTGCCAAACTTCTCCGTCAAAAGATGAGCGTGGGTCGGATCCTAATAGTCGACTGG GATATTCACCATGGCAATGGAACCCAACAAGCCTTTTACAGTGACCCCAATGTCCTGTATGTGTCCCTCCACCGTTATGATGATGGGAACTTTTTCCCTGGTAGTGGCTCTCCAGAGGAG GTTGGTGCCGGTTGTGGAGTTGGATTTAATGTGAACATTGCATGGACAGGAGGAGTGGAGCCGCCTGTAGGGGATGCGGAGTACCTGGCTGCTTTTAG GTTGGTGGTCATGCCTATAGCCCAAGAGTTCGCACCAGACCTTGTCCTAGTCTCAGCTGGGTTTGATGCAGTGGAGGGGCACCAAAGTCCACTTGGAGGCTACTCTGTTACAGCAAAAT GTTTTGGACACCTCACCACACAGTTGATGACTCTAGCAGGAGGTAGGGTTGTCATGGCATTAGAAGGAGGACATGACTTAACTGCTATCTGTGATGCCTCTGAGGCTTGTGTGTCATCCCTTGTAGGAATGGAG CCGGAACCATTTGATAACAGCGTTCTGCAGCAGAGACCCAGTGCCAATGCAGTGACCACTCTAGAAAGAGTCATTACTATCCAGA
- the HDAC5 gene encoding histone deacetylase 5 isoform X4, translating into MSVQPVDIGMNLPTQSDGVKGREPALELLSRAQGHAMPAAVEVTPLLSAAVPSPNSLPPSPGELRQEPRAASGPGVPMDTLSREQQLQQQLLLLKQQQQLQKQLLFAEFQKQHENLTRQHEVQIQKHLKQQQEILAAKRQQELEQQRKRERQRQEEAEKQRLEQQLLILRNKEKSKESAIASTEVKLKLQEFLLSKSKEVPGSANHSILQHPKCWGTHHTSLDHSSPPQAGSPATPPSYKMPLLGTCDGRDDFPLRKTASEPNLKVRSRLKQKVAERRSSPLLRRKDGTVISAFKKRAIEIQVSSVCSSAPGSGPSSPNSSNSAISENGLTGSVPNIPSEMLPQQRVLTLDGTGVPLGLYTSPSLPNICLQGSASNLSGQFTPQEGAERQSLRPGGAFLTANSLSTLDGGEISLGAPSLLQHVLLLEQARQQSALITVPLHGQSPLVGGERVSTSLRTVTKGQRHRPLSRTQSSPLPQSPQALQQLVLQHQHYLDQQQISKTVEGIRQPPTHPEETEEELTEQDGGERCRAIFTLDGETESEETQEEEEGAEDEEDDSEDGSTNGAEHAFKKMFPDTLPLYQGSLPHSALSRTQSSPAAPLTTLSSEPRRRVLSSTGLVYDTLMLKHQCTCGDTNNHPEHAGRIQSIWSRLQETGLLNKCQRVRGRKATLDEIQTVHAEHHTLLYGTSPQSRHKLESKNLLGPLSQKMYAVLPCGGIGVDSDTVWNELHSPPAVRTAVGSLLELTFKVASGELKNGFAVIRPPGHHAEESVAMGFCFFNSVAIAAKLLRQKMSVGRILIVDWDIHHGNGTQQAFYSDPNVLYVSLHRYDDGNFFPGSGSPEEVGAGCGVGFNVNIAWTGGVEPPVGDAEYLAAFRLVVMPIAQEFAPDLVLVSAGFDAVEGHQSPLGGYSVTAKCFGHLTTQLMTLAGGRVVMALEGGHDLTAICDASEACVSSLVGMEPEPFDNSVLQQRPSANAVTTLERVITIQSKHWSSLKNIALSHSFLEAQRGEVEDAETVSALASLSVDTEQSNTDCVSRPLEEPMEDEPTA; encoded by the exons TGGAGGTCACCCCTCTCCTCTCTGCAGCAGTACCCTCTCCAAACAGCCTCCCCCCAAGTCCCGGGGAGTTGAGGCAAGAGCCACGGGCAGCGAGTGGTCCCGGAGTGCCCATGGACACCTTGAGTCGGGAGCAGCAACTTCAGCAACAACTTCTTCTGCTGAAACAACAACAGCAGCTCCAGAAACAACTTCTTTTTGCCGAATTCCAGAAGCAACATGAAAACCTGACAAGACAGCATGAGGTCCAGATCCAAAAACACCTCAAG CAACAGCAGGAGATCCTAGCGGCCAAGAGACAGCAAGAGTTAGAGCAACAGAGGAAACGAGAAAGGCAAAGACAGGAGGAAGCTGAGAAACAGAGGCTGGAACAGCAACTCCTAATATTGAGGAACAAGGAGAAAAGCAAAGAAA GTGCCATAGCCAGCACAGAGGTTAAGTTGAAGCTTCAGGAATTTCTGCTCAGCAAATCTAAGGAGGTACCAGGGAGTGCGAATCATTCCATCTTACAGCACCCCAAATGTTG gggaacTCACCATACCTCACTGGACCACAGTTCACCGCCTCAGGCTGGGTCACCAGCTACACCTCCTTCTTACAAAATGCCTCTACTAGGAACCTGCGATGGTCGAGATGACTTTCCCCTTCGCAAAACTG CCTCTGAACCAAACTTGAAAGTTCGTTCACGGTTAAAGCAGAAGGTTGCAGAACGGCGCAGTAGTCCTCTTCTCCGTAGGAAGGATGGAACCGTCATCAGTGCTTTTAAAAAGAGAGCAATTGAGATTCAGG TTTCCTCTGTATGTAGTAGTGCCCCCGGGTCAGGACCCAGCTCTCCAAACAGTTCCAATAGTGCCATCTCTGAGAATGGATTGACGGGGAGTGTGCCCAATATTCCTAGTGAG ATGCTTCCCCAGCAGAGAGTTCTCACACTGGATGGAACGGGAGTCCCTTTAGGGTTATATACATCCCCTTCACTACCTAATATCTGCCTGCAGGGAAGCGCCAGCAACCTCAGT GGCCAGTTCACCCCTCAGGAGGGAGCAGAGCGCCAAAGCCTACGGCCAGGTGGAGCTTTCCTCACCGCCAACTCACTCTCTACGCTGGATGGTGGGGAGATAAGTTTAGGGGCTCCTTCCCTTTTGCAACATGTACTACTACTGGAGCAAGCCAGGCAGCAGAGCGCCCTGATAACAG TCCCACTACATGGTCAGTCGCCCCTCGTCGGTGGAGAACGTGTGTCCACTTCCCTTCGCACAGTCACAAAAGGCCAACGACATCGTCCCCTCAGCCGCACACAGTCCTCGCCGCTACCACAAAGCCCACAGGCCCTCCAACAACTGGTCCTTCAACACCAGCATTATCTTGACCAACAACAGATTAGTAAA ACAGTGGAAGGAATACGTCAACCTCCGACCCATCCTGAAGAAACAGAGGAGGAACTGACAGAACAAGATGGGGGCGAGAGGTGCCGTGCCATCTTCACATTGGATGGAGAAACCGAGAGCGAGGAAAcacaagaagaagaagaaggagcagaggatgaggaggatgacagTGAAGATGGATCGACGAACGGTGCAGAACATGCATTTAAAAAG ATGTTTCCGGACACCCTTCCTCTGTATCAAGGTTCCCTGCCTCACTCAGCTTTAAGTCGCACACAGTCTTCTCCTGCCGCTCCGCTCACCACCCTCAGCTCTGAGCCGCGGCGCAGAGTTCTCAGCAGCACAG GTCTAGTCTACGACACTCTGATGCTGAAACACCAGTGCACTTGTGGAGACACCAATAACCACCCAGAACATGCCGGGAGAATACAGAGTATCTGGTCCCGTCTACAGGAGACTGGTCTACTAAACAAGTGCCAG CGCGTGCGGGGCAGGAAGGCCACGCTGGACGAGATTCAGACGGTACATGCAGAGCATCATACCCTCCTGTACGGGACAAGCCCACAAAGCCGCCACAAACTGGAGAGCAAGAACCTGCTGG GACCACTCTCCCAGAAGATGTATGCAGTGCTCCCTTGTGGTGGCATCGGG GTGGATAGTGACACAGTATGGAACGAGCTCCATTCTCCACCGGCGGTAAGAACGGCTGTAGGATCTTTACTTGAGCTGACATTTAAAGTTGCTTCTGGAGAATTGAAG AATGGATTTGCTGTAATCCGTCCACCAGGACATCATGCAGAAGAGTCCGTTGCTAT gggattctgtttttttaactcCGTAGCCATTGCTGCCAAACTTCTCCGTCAAAAGATGAGCGTGGGTCGGATCCTAATAGTCGACTGG GATATTCACCATGGCAATGGAACCCAACAAGCCTTTTACAGTGACCCCAATGTCCTGTATGTGTCCCTCCACCGTTATGATGATGGGAACTTTTTCCCTGGTAGTGGCTCTCCAGAGGAG GTTGGTGCCGGTTGTGGAGTTGGATTTAATGTGAACATTGCATGGACAGGAGGAGTGGAGCCGCCTGTAGGGGATGCGGAGTACCTGGCTGCTTTTAG GTTGGTGGTCATGCCTATAGCCCAAGAGTTCGCACCAGACCTTGTCCTAGTCTCAGCTGGGTTTGATGCAGTGGAGGGGCACCAAAGTCCACTTGGAGGCTACTCTGTTACAGCAAAAT GTTTTGGACACCTCACCACACAGTTGATGACTCTAGCAGGAGGTAGGGTTGTCATGGCATTAGAAGGAGGACATGACTTAACTGCTATCTGTGATGCCTCTGAGGCTTGTGTGTCATCCCTTGTAGGAATGGAG CCGGAACCATTTGATAACAGCGTTCTGCAGCAGAGACCCAGTGCCAATGCAGTGACCACTCTAGAAAGAGTCATTACTATCCAGA